The sequence agaatcgttttgataagtaacagtgttcaaaagttataaccatataaagcgacgcatgtcagaatccaaaaaatgggactgagccttaagctgtaaaatggctgcgtccttaaggggttaataatctgaGGAAGTTGGATCTCCCAGTGATTTCTGATggttttctgtttttcttttctcttctaGGTAAACACAGGAAGCATCCTGGTGGTCGTGGTAATGCTGGTGGTATGCATCACCACAGAATCAACTTTGATAAATAGTAAGTAGAGTATTTTTTTTGTCTGCCATAAATGcccaaatgattttttttatgctAGTGATGAGCAGTTGCCATCTTAGACTTGGGAGTGTGGCTCCATTGTTTAGGAATCCTTGTGTATAACTTGAATAGCCTTTTGTTGTTTTTCAATTTTCCCCTATATTGAGCCCCTCAAACATGGGCATATGTTCTCCCAGTGTAATATTTAAAGGGGGAACTATCGTTAGGTTTCACTAGTTTTATTCTTCTATAACATAACCTTGGGTCACTGACGTGTGTCTTTCTTTCTCCAGCCACCCTGGTTACTTCGGTAAGGTCGGTATGAGACATTACCACTTGAAAAGGAACCAACAGTTCTGCCCAACAATTAACCTGGACAAACTGTGGACCCTGGTTAGTGAACAGACCAGGCTGACCCATGCCAAGAACCCTGAAGGCCCAGCACCAATCATTGATGCTGTGCATGCAGTAAGTTGGAACTAAATGCAAATATGCAGCTATTAACAAAAGGCTTTTTTTGTACTGTGAGCAGATGCTGCTCCTGTCCTCGAGTATTATACCTTATATATGCCTCTATGAATACTGTACTGGGctcttacaaactgatttttattttattttttttttgtatagggtTACTACAAAGTTCTTGGAAAAGGCAAACTCCCCAAACAGCCCGTTATTGTAAAGGCAAAATTCTTCAGCCGCAGAGCAGAGGAGAAAATCAAAGGAGTTGGTGGAGCCTGTGTGCTAGTAGCATAAACTGTGCACAGAAAACAATTAAACTTCCATTCTTTACTTCTTGTGGTCAGTTGtatttttcttgaaaaaaaaataccCATTGCGCATGTTAACTGTAGGCAAAGTTGCAAACAGCAATTCATAGTCTTAACTGGGAGGTACTCAAATATATCCGCCTTCACTCAATGAACCACCAAAAGGAATGAGTACCTGCAAGATTAATATTTCCCCCTTGCCACAACAGCCCACACAGCAAGGGTTGTATGCAGAACGCAGTTACCTGGTCCCCATTTGGGCTGGAGGTGGTTTGACAGCGGTGGAGTGCTATGATTGTCTGGTGGTCGCTTTCGCCCACATGGTGTTGGGGGAGAGATGGGTCTGGAGCTACTGTCTGTGTGCATGAACCTCTGGGTTGATATCGTACAGCGCCTTCCAGGTCATCATGCAGCAGAACCGTAATTGGGCATGGTTCTCGGGGTTACAGCCAATAATACGGGCTGACGAAAGCAAGAGGTGTGGGTCTGGCACCAGAATTGGAAGGAATGCTGACAGGAGGGTGCACTGGTGGTTGCCCTGTGACCATCTCTCAAAATCTTGGTGTTATGTTTGCACCAGGAATTCATCCATAGTAGATGGCAGCAGGAGAGCCCACCTGTAGGAATTCTGCAAGATTTTCCTTATTTTATGGCTAAGTTCAGTTTGGTAATTGTTTTGTTTGGACATCTGTAGGTTCAAGGGAATGTTGAACCAAGGAAAGTGGTCAATAAGACTCCCTACAGAGTGCAGTGAGAGATGGACTTTGACTTGTGTAGCTTGTCTGCGAGAGAATGTGGCAGAAGAGTCTCCTAGCTGGCTGGATTCCTTAAAGATGGGGTTATAGGTACATCAAGAAGGCTACATGACTGTATATGGCAGCCTTGTTTGATTACCTTGGTCCCTCAGCAGTTTTCTAAGTCAGAAATCTGGTTTTGGATGAAGAGGAAGGCTAGATTGAGAACCATTATCTTCTGTATCAGGGGGAAGTGGACAGGAAGAAAGAGTCCCAGGAGGAATATGGGGCTTATTTTTCCCAGCTTCCCTAGACTCCCAAAAAGCTAATACAGAATGACACCAGGTTCCCTGTGGGGAGGGAAACTAACCCACTTACAGGTTGGGAGAAAATGTGTGGAAGCAAGTCCTCTACCCCAAGGTTCAGAGTCACCCAGGTTTCTCAGCAGGGAGCCTGCAGCCCAAGTTGTCAGAGGTACTGAGACAATTAAAGAGGAGGTATCCTCCATTGCCGTACATTTGCCCAAACCCCCCCAAGGAAAAAACTAGATACGTCCAATGCTCCTCCTCTGATCAGGATTCTAACTAACCTCTGTTCAAAACAAACTATTTGGGAGATTAAAACATGAAGTGAGTCTTTCCGGTAGTAGACACACTAAAAGATCTAGCCTTAGCGGAAAAATACACAGAAAAGGATATCGGTCCTAAGAAGTTTCTTAAGATTTATATTTAAAGAAAATGCCTTATGGGACCTTATACTGAAAGTAGTTGTCCAGGTCAcaaaagtgcccccccccccccccccatttgaagATATTGCACAACTTAAAGACCCCTTAGATTCGAAATCCGATGCTCTTTTCAAAAGAGCATGTGAAACCACCtctttaaatataaaaacaaatatagCTTCCACATCTGTTGCCAGGACCCTATTCTTTTTGGCTTTCCAAATTTGAATCTCATCTGGTAAACAAGACCCCTAGGGAGTCCTTCATAGTCTATGCCCCTCCTTAAATAAGCCACTGTATTTCTAGCTGATGCCTCTGCGGAGGCCTTAAGATTCTCGGCTAAGGGAAGCAGCCTTAGCCAATTCGGTTCGTAGAACTTTGTGGCTgaaacaatgggggggggggcatgttaaGTCTTAAGGCCATGCTATGTGGAATTCCCTTTCAGGGGGAGTTTGTATTTGGTAGCGAACTGGATTATATCCTTGAAAAGGCTGCAGATAATAAGCCACCATTCAGGGGAAAGACGGCTAGATGGAGTTACGCGAAAGTTGGGGCACCTCTTTAACCCTGACCAGAAACAGAAAAAACAATGACAATGTAACTAAATGGGAGGAAATCTCCTCATGTCCTTGGTTTCTTCAAATTATTCAATCAGGTTACAGGATAGAATTTCTCCACTTactcccccaccccccaaaaaaatattttttctgattTCCTCCAAATTCACAGTCAAAATCTCCAAATCTGAGCCAACATTCAGCAGCTATGTCATATGAATGTGATTGTTCCAGCGCAGGAGTCCGAAAGACTCAATTATTTTCTATGCACAATAGACCTCAAGGATGCGTACTATCACGTCCCCATTTTCAAACAAAACCATCAAAAATATCTGATTTGCTATTCAATCCCCGGAAGTAGAAATTCTTCACTCCCAATTCAGGGCACTGTCATTCGGAATTTTGTCTGCCCCacgtatattcaccaaaataatgGTGGAAGTGGTAGCCCACTTAAGGATGAGGAACATTGTGGTTTGCCATATCTAGAAATTTAATTGCCACAACAGAGGCAGAACTATGGGCTCACTTACAGATATCTCTGCTGCTACTTCAAGATTTAGGCTGGATAATCAAAATCCCACCTAACTCCACAGAAGACGAAGAGATTTCTAGGTGTAAGGTTAGATTCAGCAAAACAGTTCTTTTTTGCCCCAAGAGAAAGTTCTAAAATTGAAACAAGCTGTGAGTCTCTTTCCAAGAATGAATGTCTGCAACATCCGGGCAGCCCTAAGTCTTCTAGGACTCTTGACATCCTGCATCCAGTGTATGGCTTGGGCTCAGAATCATACGAGAATTGTGCTAGCTTGGACAGTCTGGATTTGGGACAAGAACCCACTACATCTGGATTTCAAGGTAAAATTTCCTCTAGTCAAGTATTCCCTTACCTGGTGGAGAAATTTCCAAAATCTAAGGAAAGGGGCTTGGTGGAACACTCCAGTTCTCACAATCCGTACCGACGCAAGTCTGAAGGGTTGGGGAGCAGTTGTTCCCGGTCTGCATCTTCAGGGACAGTGGGACGAGCTGACCCAGAAACCTTCAAAGAAATCTGTTCTCTTTGTAGGACTCCAGTATTGGATCTGTTTTTAACTCGCCAAAAAAGGAAGATGACCCACTTCTTTTCTCTGGACCCCATCCATCAGGCCCTATATCTTTGATCCCCAGGTTTCTGGAGAAGTTGAGGACCGAGCGGTCTCTATTGATCCTTATTGCCCCATTCTGGTGAGAAGAAGCTGGTTTCCGGTCATTCAGAGACTGTctatagacaacccctttaatctccccTACTGTCAGGATCTTCTTACACAGGGACCGTTATGTCATCAGAACATACATCAGTTAAAactcagcctggatcctgagaggacATTCTTAGCAGCCCCTTTAATGAAGTAATCAGTACTATCAAAGCAAGCAGGAAACCTGTAACGAATGCTATCTATCTAAAGATTTGGAAGAGATTCTCCTCATGGTGCGGAGACCACCCTCCCTCTCAGGGCGCCCCAAATCAAGCACAAATTTTAACAATCAGGGTTTTCTCTGGGGCTCAGACCCAGTACCCTCAAATTTCTGCACTaagctttttttttctccctAGCAGACCATCAGTGGGTTAAGAGGTTCATTAAAGGCTGTTCCcgtatcagaccatatataataaaaCCTGGTGCCCCCTTGGGATCTTTCTCTAGTTTTAAACCATCTCACAGGGCCTCCCTTCAAACCTCTAGATTCAGATAAAATTTTGATTGCCATTACCATAACTCGGAGATTAGGTGAGATCCAGGCCCTTTCTTGTAAAGGTCCTTTTTTGAGAATACTAGATGATAGAATAGTCCTTAAGTTAGACCCCCTCTTTCTTCCAAAAGTAGTCTTGGACTTTCACCGCAGACAAGAGATTGTTCTTCCCTCCTCCTATTTAAACCCCAAACAGAAGCTACACAAGGCTTGTTAATTAATTTTGCAGGGAAAAATAAAGGGGGCAAAGCCTCTAAAGAAACTTTAGCTAGATGGATACATTCTACTATCATTCTCTTCTATAAGTCCGCAAACACTTCCCTTCCGGAAAACATTAAAGCCCATTCCGCTAGAGCTATGGCAGCCTCATAGGCAGAAAAAAGAGGTGCATCTCTAGACCAGATCTGCTGTGCTGCAACATTTGCAAAACACTACCGCTTGCATATTGTCTCCAGGTGGGAGCCGTTATGGGAACATGGTGGAAAATATAGAATTAGTCTTAACGGTAATTTGGTTTCCGCTAAGTGACCATgacgagccccccccccctccccctgttatTTCCCTCCCTTTCTTCCTCCTTGGTAATGGGTCCAGAATTTTCTATACACTTGCATCCTTCCAGGTGGTTCTTTgttagacactggtgttgggtgctagggaagAGCCTTTAATCTCTtgtaacttcctgtccctacaggataaaaggagcatcctccaggtgggggccgtcatggtcacttagTGGAacccgaattaccggtaagactaattctatattttcaaaaCTATTACATGGCATCCATTGCCTATTCGCCCtcacttaaaggggacctaccaccacgattctacctctaaaggtagaacgggtggtaggtggatgaatgggatgtaacgatagccctttttgggctaatccttacgtcccgctatccttttgtaaactttaatcagttgatatgctaatttaattaagcggctactggggcgtggagtagccggacatgaggctactagtcgcggctactccacgccccagtagtcttgttcctccgcctaccgggtaatcttcggcgcgcagctcctcgtagctgcgcgccctcgtgctaATATCCTGCgttatgcgcatgcgcagacgccaggtgctcggacgagggcgcgcagctacgaggtgctgcgcgctgaagattacatggtaggcggaggaacaaggctactggggcgtggagtagccgctataATTTTCTACCAATGGGGAAGTTTGTTTTGGGCTGCCAAGCTTCAGTGGTAACACTGAGACCAGCCTTGTCTCTACCAGGCCTGATGGTGGCTTCCTTTCCAGCTGTCCCTTGGGCACAATTTCATTCCAGGCCCCTACAGAACCACATACTACAGTGTTGGCCTCTCTAGACAACCCTATAGGATTTGCTTAGGAAATTATGTGTCTTGGTGGCCGCTACTCCCAAATTTTGATAGGTTTAGACTTGTTCAAGAAAAACACCATACTTATAACTGCCGATTGCGTCCATGGGAGGGGTGCTTAAGTGAGGATTCTAGTTTTTAAGGGTTTTATGGAGCCAGGTGATTAGCACAAAGTTAGCAAATGCCAGGAAGGTGTTAGCCATTATCcacgccttaaaggggtattcccattttggtaAATTAATGTTGTTAtttgtacagtaaaaaaaattacagaatattccaatatactttctgtatcaatgcttcactgttctctagatctgtttgctgtcattctataggaagcttttatgtttacttccagtgtacagaaatctgaccatggccacacaggtgcacggctcgttagtatcagaaagaaatcagagctgtgtaatataacgagcagtacacctgtgtgaccatggtcaggtttctcTCCCTtgaaagtaaacataaaagcttcctatagaatgaccgcaagcagagttctagagaACAgttaagaattgatacagaaagtatattggaaaattgtacaacttttaattgtacaaacaataacatttatttgctgaattgGGAATTTGCTGAATTAAGGAAAGTCATTTTGTTGGTAAGAGCTGTAGATTTATTTCCAACCATATTGCATTAGTGGCATCAGTAAACATGAAGGGAGGTTAACTacgctgtatatgtatgtgttgtCGGTGTGCAAATTTatgttataaaatgtaaaacCGTTAATAAAAACgttttgatcaaaaaaaaaaaacatgaagggAGGTACTTGAATTACTGTGTTGATGTGCATAGCctctgaaatattttttttatacagaagaGCATCCCCTTTCCTTATCAACGTCACATATCTGAGAGAAAAAGCAACAATAGACTTTCTCAGTTACTCTAAGGCAAGGAGAATGGTCCTTAAATCCAGAAATGTTCTTTACCATAACAAGATTATGGCACGTGCCTGTGGTAGATGTGCGACAAAGAAAAACTTCAAAGTAAATAGTTTCTGTAGCCTCAACAAGGATGAACGACCTCTAGCGATCAATGCTTTCGTCCTGACATGGATTTTGGGCTTGGCTTCAGAGAAGATCGGTCCAGAATCATCCTTATGGCTCCTTTTTAAATAAGTACCCATGTACCCGGTTAAATAAGTACCCATGTTTGACGACAgggggcgttcctgagggaagttggtgttatcatcgtgtgctgccaactatcaaacgacggcaaaacaaattgactGATTGATGGGTTAGTTTGGTTTTGGCAGCCATTTGTTTCATGATTTTTGCTAAGATGGAAACAGAGCAGTATCGTtcagtaattcgctttttgtttttggatgggaaaaaatgtgaggaggtaaaagcaaagttggattctGTTTATGAGGACACTTCGCTATCTATGACCAACTAACTAATTAAATTAACTAATTTAAATGTGGGTGAACATCCATTTTTGATGAGGAGAGACCAGGACGCCCGacagacgtggttaccgaggaaattattcaaaaagtcaatgatactcgctgatcgatgaacggcaattaatattttacatgataagttggcaatgAAAAAATTGTGGAAGGTGACGCGATTTCTCACGGTGGACGACAAGCGGATGCTactgttaacttcgaagcagtgtttggagcaatttaagcgagatccgtTTAAGCGAGGAGTTTTTGCGttgagttgtcaccgttgatgaaacctggattcatcattacacaccagaaactaagtaaCAATCAAAATGATGGATTTCTCcctgtgaatctgctccaaagaaggcaaagACAGTCCCAACGGCTGGAAAGGTCATGGTAGAaaaagaacgatcactggacaatactacagtgagtttggaccgcttcgacaaaaaaattgaaggagacatggCCACATTTGGCGAAAaaaggtgctgtttcaacacgataacgcaccagTACATTCATCCAGAGCtgtcgccgccaaactgcatgaattgcgttatgaattgctgctgcacccctgtattcacccgatctggctccctgcaactttttcttgttccctaacatgaagaaatggcttgcagaaatttttttttagctcaaaCGAGAAAGTCATCGCCAAGACAGAGGCGTGTTTTGGAGAGTTTGACAAATCCTAtattttggaggggttaaaaaaatggcaggaacgttgggagaagtgtatctttctaaaagggggctatgttgaaaaataaaaaaaagattgtgtcttcatttctaacatgcATACTTATTAAACCGCCCTCGTATATGTATGTTAAAGTATCTGACATGTAAACTACGTCATCTTCAAATCTCTGTAAACCACTGATGCATGGACGGAGGATTGTCCTTTTTGTActtgggtttcctgtccctgatgGGTGGACTGTCTCTCGGTGGTGCTGTCATGGCTTGAGGAAACATTGTTACTGTTAAGAGTAACTATTGCTTTTTTGATGTCTGCAGCAAGGCAATGTAGGATCTCCCTTAAATGGGGTTTCCACTTGACAAACTATATTAATTTGTtgaatgaaaaattataaaatcttccaatattctttctatatcagttcctcatggttttctagaactctgcttgcttgCATTCTATAGGAAGCGTCCTATAAGTGATGCCCTATGTGATGCTACATACTACATGTGATAGCAAATAGCTATAGCAGTTGTAAACCAACTCCGCGTTGGGTGTGTATAATAAAACAATTATACATGTCAGTGAGCTGCTTACTCAGTCTTTCTTCAGAGTTCTGTTTCTAGGTACAATAGAATGTCACTTGGTCAGTCCTCCAGTCAAAGTTCTGTAACGTCTATTAAACCTGTGCCCAGTTCCCATCCACTGCTTCACTTCAGTCAGCTGCCAGCTGCCAAGGGCGATTATAATAGTTACTAATACAAACACATCTGACGGCTTCTACACCAATGAAAAGGATTGATcagaatatatttaaaaatattcctAAAAATCTCATTTAATCCTTTAAGGGTTTTTTTGTCATCtttttactccccactttcaaaaatccatacatttctttattttttagtgTACCGAGCTCTATGAGGGGTTTTCTGTGTAGGAATTTGTACTTACTAACATCTtcagaaaaaaaattgccatattctgaggacaataaaaaaatttttgtacttcAGTGTAAGGTGTTTTTGGGGAATGAGATGACATTTTTCATTTTCAGACACCAGGGTTCTAGTACTTCACACGTCGTCTGGCAATGTTTGCAGAGGGCTCACCCGGAggttgtttgctgcatattgcagcaaacacccaagaACGTGCCAGCACTGCTCTTGGGTGTTTACATTGTGCCAACATAATGATGAAGATCGGTCGCTCATTGTGTAGCGGCGATCTGTttacatgacagcctcggattatacaaagacctgaggctgtctgcaTGTAAACATttgattacaatgtgtgatttgtacattgtaatgcacGATGaggtaaatccccatatactcccatactgtattatggcagtaaatggtagcatcaatcagacaaccagggttaaagtaccctaaggagtttgaaaaataaaagataaattaaatacctaaaaattcaaattgtcaccatttccctagaactgacaaatATAAACCGTAAATCATAAACTTcttaggtattgccatgtcccaaaatgtccgttccatcaaaatataattattCTTCTACTTTataaagtgcacacagattatacagcgccagatcagtccctgtccccaatggggcttctaatctattcaacctaccagtatgctttggagtgtggaaagacccggaggaaagccacgcaaacacATAAACAATACTCCCGGCGTTTAACCCTGAAACGAAAAATAGGCCCAAAGTGGATAATgccactttttggccattttgaaaatgataaaaaatcaAATAGAAGtccatacagtccttaaaatggtagcattgaaaattttTGGAAGATATACAAGTGGACCTATCACCACTTCTATTATCTGTTACTCTGCATTCATTAGAATATGCCACACAACCATTGTAGCTGACCTTGGAGCactctggtgtgtgagatctcttcactgaccACAGCACAGACCACAGTGCAGTTTCACATGTCAGGCACAAAGGTATTATTACACAGATCCCCAGAACTGCTGAAAAACACTGGGGGGAATTAATCATTACAATTCGTATTTGACTTGGTTGTCCATGTTCAATTCCATTCAATtctgttttatctgaattcatcaagtgagcCTATGTATGCTGTTGCATttgttttgtttaataaatttggtATTGTTTTTGTCCTATTTTAGctcagtattgtgaaaactagtgtaAGCAAATAATTAATTTGGAGCAAGCAGgttctattttaaccccttaatgccaaagccacttttcaccttcctaacacgggccattttttcaaatctgccctgtgtcactataagtggttataacttcggaacgctttagcATATCCAAgtcattttgaaattgttttcttgtgacactttgtacttcatgttagttgaaaaattttggtggtatgttttgcaattAATTATGAGAAAATCCGTTTTTTGGTGAAAATtaggaaaaattctcaattttcgaaatgcaaaatgttctactttttccacacatagtgataacagcaaaaaaacttatcaACATTCACAGAATGTCTACGTTGTggtcatggttttttatgcatactctcatttttgtaggatgttatggggctttgaactttaggtgcgatttttttaaattttcataaacgcaaaatcctgcttttgagggacctgcgcaggtttcaagtcactttaagaggcctaaataaaagtaaaaccccattatagaaactacacccctcaacgtaagcaaaacaacttttaagaagtttgttaaccctttaattgttttacaggggttaaaacaaaattggatgcaattttgaaatcaacatttttttttggctaaatgaatgtgtttattttttggcaatgatatgcactttaaaaatacttttggtttcctttctttttgtattttttgggccATAcacactatattatctttattctataaataactatgattacggtgatacctcatttatacagttttttaaaatatatattatatattttttacaattttactgcaaaaaatactaatatagagaaaaacaTTATGGACATAATATAGAGACATAACTTCAATATTTTTCAGTTGCTAGagttggtttagggcttattttttgagtgttgtcattttcagtggtactatgtttttgatcactttttgtaacatttttgtgaagggcattatatgaaaaaattgcatttttggcgagtttttctggttttgtttttacaatgttcaccgagcgggtccaataatgttactgatttattgtacagattgttatggacgtggcAATACAAaatatttggggttttttttcatgattttgtgtattttgtattttatttggtatgtatagggaatgttggtgtttaggggactttaactttaattcttttttattaaaaaatgtttttactaagttttaaacattttacttttacaggttgggtTGAACAAGCGATAATACATATTCACATATAACATAGTATAATACATATGTATTATAGTGTGTTACAGCTGGGTTCTGCTAGGAGGCAGGACCCCATTTGGAAAGAGGATCGCACAGCCTCAAGGCTCTGGCAGATccagggctgcgatcagagcagcggaccccctGCTAAGCGTCGCAGGCGGTCCGAATCACTTGAAATGCCCCTTGCTTGACACAGTGCCTATGGGAAGGAAGGCTTACTCACTGATGGAGGACAAAAGGGGCAACTGgccagtagtagattataatataggcggttcgggtggtagcccagggcctaAGCCTTTTAGGGGGTCCATGGTCCCCCAAACCACCCTCCAAACTTTATACtaagaagggccttcacccatgaaatcctcatacttaTGTTCCTGATCTCAATACACATCTATACAAGAGCCAGTTtaagacctttgaaggtcctccaaaggtcaggGCATTCTACATTC comes from Engystomops pustulosus chromosome 6, aEngPut4.maternal, whole genome shotgun sequence and encodes:
- the RPL27A gene encoding large ribosomal subunit protein uL15, with translation MPSKLRKTRKLRGHVSHGHGRIGKHRKHPGGRGNAGGMHHHRINFDKYHPGYFGKVGMRHYHLKRNQQFCPTINLDKLWTLVSEQTRLTHAKNPEGPAPIIDAVHAGYYKVLGKGKLPKQPVIVKAKFFSRRAEEKIKGVGGACVLVA